GATCAGCACGGGCATGGCGCAGCAGCGCGGCAGCGCGGCGGAGGCATGGTCCATCGCGTCCAGCAGCCCCCAGGCGGCATCCACCCGCGTCATCTTGATCACCAGCGGGTCCCGGCTGTTGCGGCGGAGCGCGTCCAGGTTGTCGCTGGCCATGATGCCGCCCGCCGCCGCCGGAAAGCCCAGCGCCGGCACGCTATGCGCCAGCGCCCAGAACAGCCCCACCCCCACCGGCCCCACCACCTGACGCGACCAGAAGGCCGGGGCCAGCAGCACCAGCCCATCGACCGGCACCGGCTCGGCCTGCGTCACGGACAGCAGCGCCACGGCGGCGCCCATGCTCTCCCCCATCAGGAAGAGGGGCAGGTCCGGGTGCCGCGCCTTCAGTTGCCGCGCGGCCGTGGCGGCATCGCGCACCAGGGCCGCGGCGCCAGGCCAGTAGCCACGTGCCGGTGCCTGGCCGAAGCCGCGCTGGTCATAGGCATGCACCTCCACCCCCGCCGCCGTCAGCCGGCCGACGCTGTCGAGCAGGAAATTGCCGGAATGCTCATTGAAGCCATGCAGCGCCAGCAGCACGGCCCGGGGCGGCCCGCCTTCGGCCGGCCAGACGCGGCGGGGCAGGCTGGCGCCGTCCTCGGCGATGACAGGCTCGGCCAGTGGAGGCGGCGCATCCGGCGCATCCCCTTGCGGCACCGCCTCCACCGCCGTCCTGTCCAGGCGGTAGCCCAGCGCGGCCGGACCCTGCGCCACCACCTGCGGCGCGCAGCCGACCAGCGGCCCGGCCAGGGCGGCCGCCAGCAGCGGCGGAAGCATGCGGCTCATGATGCGATGCGCCATGACAGGCTGGCTTAGCGCGCGCCATCCGGGCGGTCCACGGCAAAGCCCGCCACCTCCGCGCGCGGCGGAAATAGCGGCGGTTCCACGATTTAACCTTGCCAATTCATGAACAAACCTTCATTTAAGCCTCGATCCGGGCCCCTCTGGCGACCCGGCGGGTCTCTGCCGAGCCCGCCTTCGTGATGTCGGATCGACTTCTTCGCGCAACCGGGCCCGGCGCGCTCTCCTCCTCATGACAGGCGGATTCCGTGCGGCTGGCCCCCTGAGAGGAGGAGCCTTTCGGCATGGAAGCCTCACCCGTATTCTGGGTCGCGTTCAACGCGGCCGTGCTTGCTTTGTTGCTGCTCGACCTTGGCGTCTTCGCCAAGAAGGAGGCGAATGGCGACCCGGCCCCCGTGCCGGTCAAGACCGCGCTTATCAAATCCGCCGCCTATATCGCGCTGGCCGGCCTGTTCTTCGTCTGGCTGCGCATGAGCTATGGCGCGACGGAGGAGGAGCGCGCGACCAAGAGCCTTGAATTCGTGACCGGCTATGTCATCGAATGGTCGCTCTCAGTCGACAACATCTTCGTCTTCGTCCTGCTCTTCGCCAAGTTCGGCGTGCCGGCGGCCTATCAGCACCGCGTGCTGTTCTGGGGCATCCTGGGCGCGCTGGTGATGCGCGGCATCATGATCCTGGTCGGCACCGCCCTGCTGCGGGAATTCGACTGGCTGATGGTGCTCTTCGGCCTTTTCCTGGTCTGGTCCGGCTGGAAGATGCTGCGCTCCGCCGATGAGGAGGAGGACCCCACCGACAGCTCCATCCTGGCCTGGATGCGCCGCCGCCTGCCGGTCACGGATGGCTACCGGGGCAATGCCTTCACGGTGCGGGAAGCCGGCAAGCTGATGGTCACGCCGCTGCTGCTGGTGCTGG
This genomic window from Roseomonas marmotae contains:
- a CDS encoding alpha/beta hydrolase, translating into MSRMLPPLLAAALAGPLVGCAPQVVAQGPAALGYRLDRTAVEAVPQGDAPDAPPPLAEPVIAEDGASLPRRVWPAEGGPPRAVLLALHGFNEHSGNFLLDSVGRLTAAGVEVHAYDQRGFGQAPARGYWPGAAALVRDAATAARQLKARHPDLPLFLMGESMGAAVALLSVTQAEPVPVDGLVLLAPAFWSRQVVGPVGVGLFWALAHSVPALGFPAAAGGIMASDNLDALRRNSRDPLVIKMTRVDAAWGLLDAMDHASAALPRCCAMPVLILQGAKDGVVPPDVTRAALRRMPAAPRLARYQDGYHLLLRDKVREVVTADLLAWMADPAAPLPSGADGAGAAWLARPGS
- a CDS encoding TerC family protein, whose protein sequence is MEASPVFWVAFNAAVLALLLLDLGVFAKKEANGDPAPVPVKTALIKSAAYIALAGLFFVWLRMSYGATEEERATKSLEFVTGYVIEWSLSVDNIFVFVLLFAKFGVPAAYQHRVLFWGILGALVMRGIMILVGTALLREFDWLMVLFGLFLVWSGWKMLRSADEEEDPTDSSILAWMRRRLPVTDGYRGNAFTVREAGKLMVTPLLLVLVLIELTDLFFALDSIPAIFAVSTDPFIVYTANVFAILGLRAMYFALAGVIHRFRYLKHGLSIVLMVVGVKMLANWFAGGKAVPVEYALMVTGGIIAGSIILSLWKTRGEPVVDEHPKVIEQGR